In Anopheles bellator chromosome 2, idAnoBellAS_SP24_06.2, whole genome shotgun sequence, the genomic stretch AGTCGCGTCTTCCTTTATTTGATCCTCATAAATGCCTCATCGACAggcggctgctggtgctgctggaacgATAAGCTGAGGCTTCTATGGCAGACGAAAATCAAGGCGTGATAAGAATTCTGTTTGCCTTTGCGTTAATTGTTCAGCCCGCTCGACTGCTCGAATGACCGGTGCCCAAATTAACAatgtaccgttttttttggggtcatTACGTCTGTCCTTCATCTGGAACGATTGTTGACCGCCACGGAAGTGCTGTAATCCAAACGTCTGCCATGGTTATCACACCGGAGATCAGGTGGGGCACTTGGGCAGTTTAGTGATTCCTTGGGACAGAGTCTGTCAACGTGAACCTGTTTGAACCGTACGGTGCATCATGTTTAGATTGGCCCCAGGTCTAGACGAAGCACCTGACTGTGACGTTGACCGGGATACAACGCAATTAGGTATGGTTAACTCTTAACGGGACTCTACGGAACGCAGCTTCTTATCACACCGTAAAACTTTTTCCGTACCgtaaaagtttattttaaaaagaaCTCACTCGAGTTGGGGAACGAACGATCAACTCTTCGCTAGCCGCCATTAGCACACTAGCTCCTGTAACCCGCAGCCTTTCCtcatccgcatccgcatcTCGGGCTCTCTCATTAGCAAGCATCTCGATGCGGCGCGGAACAATAATTATTGTTGAGCCGTCAAACAAAGGGCGACCCGGGTGCGATTGTTCGACCGAATTCCACCGTGCACGGCAAGCGTGTAACCGAACGCGTGCCCGAACGGCCGGGCTGGATGTActactttttgttttatcgcaAGATGGTGGAGAGCGCATCATCTCGACAccacgtggtggtgggcccTCGAAATGGGCGTACCGACTGAGGCACATCGCACTTGGAGGGCCTTCTCGGACAGGTGTGACCTCTACGCGAGTTTTCGCGTGTCGTGACCTTTGACACCAGGAAAAAGCAATGGCCGGTCATCGAGGCACGAACGGTTGCGTGACTGGTGGCCACTAAACTCGCTCACTAAATCCACCAAATTGCCGGCTAAGTGGCTGGCAGGTGGTCAATCCGTGCCTGCCACTGCTTGACTTTCCCAGTGCGCGCCAATCGAAGCAGGATTGAGAGGTGGGTGATAATTAGCATCCAGAAGGCGAATACCCAAGAGCACGTTGCCGATTTTGCGATGTGTACTCAATTCAAAGCATCAACGGCTGAACGGTGTTGTGAATTCGAAATCACAAGCCTCTGACCTGACCTAGTCCGATGATCATGATGCTCCGTTCGTTATCTTCTGCTATATCCAGCAAAGCCGATTTTATAGATGTTTTCCTTTGTTGGGTTGTATCAAATACTACTATACCGATAAGGCTTCGGTTCAATTCAATGGATCGACCGGCTGGGCTACACTGATTCATCGGattctatgcgaaagacgaTAGGTCGAAGTTCTGGTCATGGTTTTTTTCACCAAGTAATTCCAGTCAATGCGTCTAACGTTTATTTGTCAATCGATTCTAAGCatgcaaccaaaaaaaaacaccaaaaaactTGGGGCTCCTCCAGCATAATTGTCGAacttcgatcgatttgatgTGCTTGAAGTACGTTTGAAGTACATTATTTGGGCTTCTGTTGCCGTTATTAGGCTTCCGGTCTAAATTTACGATCGTGCATGTTCCCATCGCAGATGCTAAGCGTTCGGTAAGCGTGTCTTGAAACCGGATTTCGATTATTTGAAGTACGCTGTGGATTGAATTTACTAAATCAAAAGTAAATATAATATTACGCATGGTCGACATGAACCATATTTATGAAGTTTTGTGATATAACTTTTTGGTCCACCTTCTGAACTGGAAcaatcgtttgttttatcTAAAAGAATAGATTGAACAATTTTGCGTCAATCTGTATTCAATCTTACCCGCTTCTGTAGCGGTACTTCTAAAGACaggaatttattttccaattctACTATggaaaagcaataaataaaaggcTTTTAAAGCATTAAAAATCATCGTTCGCTCATGATCGactaaaatatttattacgaAGTACTCGAAGCAAAATCCCCTTCAGTTCGTCAGCCCAAAGTCAATTAGCGAGTGCAATCTAATTATTACatgtttttgtgttaattCACATTTACATAATCTCTTTCGGCGCTTGTTTTAGGATAATAAAAATGCCTTCGGACGAAGCGAACGCTTCGTCCCAGTCGTCGAGTGGCGACACGAAGCGAAAAGTAAGCATCATTACAGAGCCCGTCGTTGAGCGGTTAGGTCACGATAATTTGGCCTTCGAGcagaacaaacgaaaaatatcCCAGGTAAGCCCAACGGTCGCTTCACGGTGGAATTTGGAAGCAGTTTTCAAGCAACGTCAACCGAAATTGTTCCTCTCAACAGCAATCACATCACTCCGAGGATGGACCGGTTCGGCGGAAAAGTAATatgcacaacaacaactttgATACCGCCTCGATTCATAGTGGTAGGTGCTACAGGGGGGGTCCAGGTGGTGAAGAGGATCAGATCGCTAACTCTCCGCTCTTCCGGACTTCGCACCTTCACGCAGATCGCTACAACGGAGAGGCTGGCGGACGCTCCAAAAAGCATTCCTTCTCGGAGGCTCTAGGAAAAATCGAACGCGACTACGACAACTCGCGGCTGGAACAGTCGTGGATCTACTCGCTATGCATGCGGTGCCGGGTCGAGTACACAACGCCCTCCTGGGAACCGCCCGGCTGGCAGAAGGTGTGCCCCTACCCGCTGTGCCCGTCCTACCGACAGTTTGCGAGGATCCTATCTATCATTCTCATTGGTTAGTGGTTGCGAGTCCCGGCTTCCCGAGCTCTCGGCTGACCGTTCgttctcggtttcggtgttccgTTGCAGGTGTGTTACTTTGGGTAACGGCGTACGTCATCATCGGTGACACGGCCGCACCCGGTGGTCAGCTGTTTCAGCTGGTCGTCctgacggtggccgccaaCTTCGGGGGATTCATCATATCGCTGACGACGCTACCGCGGTTGATAGGAATGCTGCTCGTCGGAATACTGTTTCAGGTAGGCACACAGCGGATTAGGACATTTGACCGTGTGTTGACTTTCTTCGTGAGCTGCTAGAGTGGCCATCGTTCGCTGCGTAGGGCCTCTGGCAGGGTAGCAAATGTCAGAGACAACGCGCGTAGTACAGCCACACACCGAGACCTTTCGAGTGAGGGAGTCTCATTtgctgcaaatgcaaatgatcgTAGATAATAAATTAGTTCTGCTCATCAAGTGGCTAGCCTGGGCTGGGCTAGGCCGACCTGCGAAGGGACGCGACCGACGCGGCCAATCTGTAACACAGCCGCCCGTATGCATATCAGTCCTATTATTGTATTAACCCATcccaccagagagagaaagagagagagagagagagaggctaaGGAATGTGCGGAAGATTGATGACGGGATGATGATATGCGATGCGGATGCGCAATCCGATCGGCGCAACCTCGGCGACgggtttgcataaatttatgagcCGCCTGGCATTTGCTGCGACCGACCGGGCACCATGCGGTGCTCGAGATTATTCTGGTTCTTGCGGTGGCCATATACAAACTAACTGATACAGAAGaaattttgttcatttatAAGTACCTACACGAGGTGATCAAACGATTATTTTGGTTAGCCGTTTAAACCATCTTTCAAATTTCACCGTTTACCAAGTGTTTTCATATTCGAATGTTCATTCTCCACAGAATGTCGGTTGGGTTAACCTGGACGGTGACTTCCAGATCGTGACGGCCGAGCTGCGGAAGCTGGCTCTGGTCATCATCCTGGTCCGGGCGGGTCTCGAGATGGACCCGACCGCGTTCAAGAAGATCTACAAAACGATCCTCAAACTCGGTCTCATCCCGTGGTTCGTCGAGTGCTCGCTGATCGCGGTCTGCGCCCGGTTCTTCCTGCAGCTGCCGTGGATGTGGAGCATCCTGCTCGGTTCGATCGTCGGTGCGGTCTCGCCGGCGGTCGTCGTCCCATGTTTGTTCCGGCTTCGCACCAAGGGCTACGGAGTGGTGAAGGGCATCCCGACGCTAATCATTGCCGTCGCCGGCATCGACGAcgccgtgtccgtggccggtTTCGGCATCATCTCGAGCATCATGTTCAGCACGCAGAGCTTGGGCTTGCAGATTGCGCAGGCCCCCGTGTGCATCATCGGCGGGCTGGGCTTCGGTGTCGTATGGGGCTTCCTGTGCAAGTAcgtgccggaaccgggcgacGCGTACGTTGTACCGATCCGAACGCTGATGCTGTTCGGGGGCGGCCTGTTGGCTGTGTTTGGCAGTGAAAAGATCCACTTCGAAGGAGCGGGCCCGCTCGGGGTCGTGTTTGCTGCGTTCACTGCCTCGTACTTCTGGTGCGGCCAGGGCTGGGAACTCGAGGACAATCCCGTGTCTACCGCGTTCGAAATCTTCTGGATGATCTTCGAGCCGATTCTGTTCGGTATCACCGGGGCCTCCATCAAGGTAAGAAACCGGCGGCGACGTCCGTATGGTAATTGGTTACCAAATGTTCTCTTGCCTCGGTCTCCAGATCGCCGAGTTGGATCCTCACATTGTGTCGATAGGCGTTGGCAGCATTTACGTGGTAGCGGTGATCCGTATTCTGACGACCGTTGCGATTGCCTTTGGCGACAAGCTGAACGTCAAGGAGAAAGTAAGTTTATATTCCAGTACGGTGGCTTAACGATGAGCTAACTTACAACCTTGTGGGCAGATTTTCGTTGCCATCTCCTGGATGTCGAAAGCAACGGTACAGGCCGCCCTCGGACCGGTGGCGCTGAAGACGGTGATGTTGAACGAAAACCGAACGGACGAAGAGGTCCATTATGCCGAGCTGGTGAAGATGGTCTGTATTCTCAGCATCATTCTGACGGCCCCATTGGGTGCCATTCTCATCTCGGTGACGGGCACGAAACTGCtgaagaaaaccaaacaacaactcGAACCGATGGATGGTAAATTTCTGTTTCGTTGACATCGATAGACACGCTTAACTGAGGTTTtctcatgtttttttttcaggcTGGCGAAGAAGTCACCGGCCGTCACTGCACGATATCAGTATCAtcgacgaagaggaagaacgCGAGGACATTGAGGGCATCGCAGATGAGGATACGGCCGCCAACACGCTGTCCAACGCACAACCGGCAGCGGCCTTTACCATTACGAAGTAGAGACTATCGACGGCATCGGCTCTGGGAAGTTACCCTGTCACCGTCACCTAAATCGTTAAGATATTGAAACCAGTTACCTATCGAAAGATGTGCAAAGTACGAGAATGCAGCAGAATTCTTAGGTGGAACGCAGGCATCGGAGGAATCCAAGCCGGCTTAGAGTAGGGGAAACGGTCCAGCAGtatcgttccgtttgttttgttactaTTAATCTTAAATAGATTTGAATAGTCTTTTAGAGCGGTGGCATCAACAGTAACAGCAGCCGAAGTAGTGAAGatacaaaaccaaacccgTACCATTCCAGttccaaccgaaccgattcgaaaGACGAGTAAGGCGTAACAcgaaccggaatcgaaacACTTTTGTTCATTAGTAGTGATAGCTATAGAGAGGTGTAAACCGAACCGTTCTCTTGCAGGAAATAGTACTCGCAAGTGCGCAGACTAGTGTAGGTCCCTTGTTTAAGCTCATTATACTTATTAAACTACGATGTGTCTACGATAATCCTTTGTGCCGCCGTATGCTACGATATAAGTGCCATATTATTTTTTAGTAAATTCattctttcattcattcatttattgcTAATATTAACACAGGAACATAGTCTAAAACTGTAACTTAAACCAACGATCCGCAGCACATCATCCGGACCCGCCCCAGCGTGCCAAGTGATTTTCTCTAATTGTTTCTATTGTCACCCTTCAACGACGGCTTTGTGCGTCTCGGACTGCAGCTGGGGTCGGCATATCACCTGCATAAAATTCCCATTTCCTAACATCTAAAACACATTACACAAACCTTtatcatcctcatcatcactAGGGTTGATAGTACATTATCtgttttcataaaacaacCCCAACACACtctttttggtttcgattcctcGGCACTACCTACTGCTGGGTGATAAAATTGCCACTGTTACTGGCGAGGCTCGCCGGTCCGGAACTGTCCGAGTAGTGTGCATCGCTGGTGCTGGCGTGGTTCGAGTGGCCCCGATCACCGACGCTACAGCAGCTCGGATGATAGATCGTTTTCTGGGAGAGATTCGTCAGGACGCTCGTTTCACTGCGCAGCGTGAACTCTTTCGTGCGTGCTTGCTGCACGGTTCCAAAGGCAGAtccgaaaaagagaaaacgattTACAATTAGCATGCCATCGTCCGGTGACCATCGTTCGAAAGCCGCAAACCTCAATCAGTACGGCCGCAATGTCGTAGAACAGTCGCTCCACGTTGTCGGCCTGCTTGGCGGACGTCTCGAGGAAGTACATTCCGTGCTGTTTCGCAAACTCGGCCCCGACATCCTGTGGGATTTCCCGGTCGTCCCGGTCCGTCTTGTTGCCGACGAGAATTTTTAGCACCTTGGTGTTGGCGTGCTCCTGGATTTCTCGTAACCAGTCCGGCAGACAGTCGAACGTTGGCTGGCAGCTGATGTCGTAAACTGTTTGGGGACGAATTGCATTGCATATTAAACCGAATGGCGTTGGGCTGGCGCATGGTGAATGCTTACCCAGTATCAGGGCGGATGCGGATCGGTAGTAACTTTGCGTGATTGAGCGGAACCGCTCCTGGCCGGCCGTATCCCAGATTTGCAGCTTAATCTTCTGATTGTCGACCTCGACCGTTTTGATCATAAAGTCAACCCCGATCGTAGCGCCCTGGCCGGGCGGGAACAGCCCTTGTGTGAACCTTCGCACCAGGCAGGTCTTTCCAACGCCCGCATTGCCCACCAGCACGACTTTGAACAGAAATTTGTAGTCCTCCATCGTCTCAGCGATCCTCTTTCGAGAGAAGACTTCCAGCGGCGCGCCAAATTTTAGACCACGGAATGTTTTTGCAGATAGCGAGCGCCAAACTACAGATTTTTGaggaatgttttaaaaaatctgaaaagaaaaaaaagataagCTTTACCATACGGAACGGTCAACGAATAAGTATTCTTAATGTATTGAGCCCAGCGCCATCATACACGTGAACCGTGAATTACGCGTACGCTCGGTGAGCAGCCGCAACTGACCGCAATTTTCGGTTTACGTCTTTTACGATTGCGTGCCATCCCCGCGGagtgttgcgtgtgcgtgaaGTTGCTGGCCAATGaaccgcgtgcgcgcgcgctgcaaACGAGTAGTAGAAAACAATTCGCTCCACCATTATCGTTCGTGGCAGCATGGCAAGTAGCAGCGGCGGTCGGATGTTTAGCGCCGTGCAGTTCGATTTAAAACTTTCGATTTTAGCCCTCATCAGTGGACGCAACGACCAAATAACTTCCTTCGGAGTGCACCACCAGCATGAGGTGTGCAAGCGCTTCACGTGCTCGCGGTGGCCAGTGTTGATTTGCTGACTGCGACTCGCTGATTCGCCGCGTGTAGTAGGCCAAGGCGTCGCCAACGCCGATGACTGAGAATGGCCCCTCG encodes the following:
- the LOC131208896 gene encoding sodium/hydrogen exchanger 9B2 isoform X2, with protein sequence MPSDEANASSQSSSGDTKRKVSIITEPVVERLGHDNLAFEQNKRKISQQSHHSEDGPVRRKSNMHNNNFDTASIHSDRYNGEAGGRSKKHSFSEALGKIERDYDNSRLEQSWIYSLCMRCRVEYTTPSWEPPGWQKVCPYPLCPSYRQFARILSIILIGVLLWVTAYVIIGDTAAPGGQLFQLVVLTVAANFGGFIISLTTLPRLIGMLLVGILFQNVGWVNLDGDFQIVTAELRKLALVIILVRAGLEMDPTAFKKIYKTILKLGLIPWFVECSLIAVCARFFLQLPWMWSILLGSIVGAVSPAVVVPCLFRLRTKGYGVVKGIPTLIIAVAGIDDAVSVAGFGIISSIMFSTQSLGLQIAQAPVCIIGGLGFGVVWGFLCKYVPEPGDAYVVPIRTLMLFGGGLLAVFGSEKIHFEGAGPLGVVFAAFTASYFWCGQGWELEDNPVSTAFEIFWMIFEPILFGITGASIKIAELDPHIVSIGVGSIYVVAVIRILTTVAIAFGDKLNVKEKIFVAISWMSKATVQAALGPVALKTVMLNENRTDEEVHYAELVKMVCILSIILTAPLGAILISVTGTKLLKKTKQQLEPMDGWRRSHRPSLHDISIIDEEEEREDIEGIADEDTAANTLSNAQPAAAFTITK
- the LOC131209266 gene encoding ras-related protein Rab-30-like produces the protein MEDYKFLFKVVLVGNAGVGKTCLVRRFTQGLFPPGQGATIGVDFMIKTVEVDNQKIKLQIWDTAGQERFRSITQSYYRSASALILVYDISCQPTFDCLPDWLREIQEHANTKVLKILVGNKTDRDDREIPQDVGAEFAKQHGMYFLETSAKQADNVERLFYDIAAVLIEQARTKEFTLRSETSVLTNLSQKTIYHPSCCSVGDRGHSNHASTSDAHYSDSSGPASLASNSGNFITQQ
- the LOC131208896 gene encoding sodium/hydrogen exchanger 9B2 isoform X1; translated protein: MMKKTIIKMPSDEANASSQSSSGDTKRKVSIITEPVVERLGHDNLAFEQNKRKISQQSHHSEDGPVRRKSNMHNNNFDTASIHSDRYNGEAGGRSKKHSFSEALGKIERDYDNSRLEQSWIYSLCMRCRVEYTTPSWEPPGWQKVCPYPLCPSYRQFARILSIILIGVLLWVTAYVIIGDTAAPGGQLFQLVVLTVAANFGGFIISLTTLPRLIGMLLVGILFQNVGWVNLDGDFQIVTAELRKLALVIILVRAGLEMDPTAFKKIYKTILKLGLIPWFVECSLIAVCARFFLQLPWMWSILLGSIVGAVSPAVVVPCLFRLRTKGYGVVKGIPTLIIAVAGIDDAVSVAGFGIISSIMFSTQSLGLQIAQAPVCIIGGLGFGVVWGFLCKYVPEPGDAYVVPIRTLMLFGGGLLAVFGSEKIHFEGAGPLGVVFAAFTASYFWCGQGWELEDNPVSTAFEIFWMIFEPILFGITGASIKIAELDPHIVSIGVGSIYVVAVIRILTTVAIAFGDKLNVKEKIFVAISWMSKATVQAALGPVALKTVMLNENRTDEEVHYAELVKMVCILSIILTAPLGAILISVTGTKLLKKTKQQLEPMDGKLGWRRSHRPSLHDISIIDEEEEREDIEGIADEDTAANTLSNAQPAAAFTITK